DNA sequence from the Dreissena polymorpha isolate Duluth1 chromosome 3, UMN_Dpol_1.0, whole genome shotgun sequence genome:
cgttttttttatcttaaatacgAAATGCAATTAAAACTGAAAACCTACTAGTCTTGTTAAAGTACTGGTTCACAGCTCCACGCTAGGTATGCGGATattttgataacagatggcacttcgataccagataacaacaaaagccacgcgcgagaggtaagttcatcatttttttttaaagttatagcaTAATGAtcagttttttagacaaggcgcatggtcgactttataaatggtgtatccttttctattgcaaagaaaaacatcacggaagaatggtagattttcccccaaaaaatatataattcggtcggaaacagcataaactggatgaaaagtaaacatttcaacaaaataaaactactaagaaatattgcaagaaattgtttgatatgccAGCATGTAGAGAAATTTTGATTGTATTcgatgaaatataaacgaagatagagcatgttataataggtggtattcatgaagttgcggatactttgattcccgatatagggcacttcggataacagagacttgcaacaaattgggcactctgataaccgagttttatcttctacctgaaatgcatttatgtatattatggctattcttaccaaacattttgaagtacgaatcaatttgcattgtcaagcccgacacattaggaatctatgcataacgtaattacatacacatgtaaaatataaccaatggcgttgttcgttttcaaaagtcttattactattaatttatataattaatattataagtgcaaatataaaataagattcaaatgcttatttctgaattaatatatttcaagtgacgaccgaaaataattgtctaaataataaacttgtttttaagggGTAAAtcgagattaagagaattgaaaatacaacggatcatgcggatcaacacgactgtgctcaaatgaacttatagcaggactctagataaggggagcaagggatcttaaagcggccaatacacctcaaaAAATCCTTTGTCATCGGTGCTCAtaagaatcgcatcatgaagacgatactaatgcgtagacacaaaatttaaaagagattggaaaactccctttatattgagctctacttataggaagcacttccctttacacttcccttttccttttattatcatattccaaagggataataCCAtttttcggtaattcgtttttaatttacgtcattacatacatttttatttattgcctccttactatagcagtattccacagcgaattctgcatttctgattcattaaatagagtgtgttatatctggtaaaaagtgtcgagttatatGGAATCGAAGTGCTATTGTCTTtaagatgatcggtaaaagaaatgtccatgaaaatttggcatccgactcttaaaacatttgaatgtcCTCAaaacgttattcaactaaaatttaagatgttgtaacattaatggacatattgatcttttattttgattagttggcacgttcttgatttatttccaagtatttttattttgttgaaatacgtactgatcatcgaattcatgacgattatcatAGAAATgttatctattttttttaatccactgttttttttcacgactttcttgctccgcattacgaagtactataccattaatcgaccaaacaatgttacgtgtctgaaaaccaaatgaacagaacataaatgcaaaaagctgaagaactcaacgttcgcgcgtggcttttgttgttatctggaatcgaagttcCATCTGTTATCAAAATATCCGCATACCCGTCGTGAGCTCGTGGTTAACCGAGCCCACCAAAATGACTCCAATATGTAACAATACACacgttttttttatacatattttaacaagcCATCGCGTGATTGTCTAGCTATGTTGAAGTAAGACGAGCACACACACAATATCAATATTTTTGGGATAGTGATATTAACAACGTAAATAATGCGTTGGGTGCTGTTTTTTTTCTAGTTAGAAttcattatacaattatttaacgACGAACATGCCAAATACTTACGAATATAACAATTAATCTTAAGTGTTCCGCTTTTGTGATAAATATCTTCGTTACGACTATCGAGTGACAAGAGTTTAAtcgataaatagaaatgttaacaacattatgccatgtcttaaaataaatgtgCCGTGAATACCAAACGAATTTGAATAGTGTAGCGTTTAAATCCTTACAAATAGCATCTCCGGGTTGTGGTAAAGAGACAAACAGGTGAATAAACAATATACGTTTAAAGGTCTTAACAACAGTTATTCTACGCAAGCGAGGTAGAGTTCTTCTGTTCCAATGTACAATGATATTTATGACCTAGCTGGTTTCTCATAATAATATAGCCAAATCATTTTAGAAAGACATCAAAAGTTGAACTTAATACTTTTAATTGGCTGCATCCCAAAATTCGTTGCCAACTTTTCTTTATGGATCTTGTTCTGTATTTTAAGGATTCTATCCAGACATAAGTTTTTTCGACAGTCACGTTCAGGCCCGAATAGTGTGAAAATGAGTGCAACAATGTAATGTAGTATTCAAGGACCCGTCTATTAATAAATCGGTATCATCCGCAAATAGTGATACATCGTGTTCTTCATTGTATTCCTTTTATTTGGTTACATTCTCTAATTTTAATTTCTATTATTTCTTGACAAATATGCTGAAATAAGATCTTCTTGACGACAAccacggtttaaaaatacatgtCTAGTACAgatttgttatttctttattttacaatgtcactcttgtttaaaattgtcaacaatttttcatttgaactcgctaataatatttttaagttgCAATATGTTtggattttaaaatacataatcgaaatctaaaattatttaatatcttCTTAACATTTAAGACCCACGTTGAATGACCATTATTTAAAACCTGTTTGTCTAGAATGTGCATTTTAATATGTTCATTGTTAAGAATTTTGTTACAGCATTTAAGGTTTGCCTTAACACATGAAACATATTGTCCTGTTTTGTGAAATCATAGTATAACCTCGCAGGACTAATTATCCTTCAAAATGATAATGAAAGCATTTTAAATGCACACTCACTTGCGCATATCTAATGCCAAAAACAAGAAcatgtattgtttcattattcaAAGCGGTAAAACGGTCATCGTGTGATATGCTTTTAAAACGTATTTCAGTCAAAAGCATTTCTATAAAGTATAAGAATAAATACTGAATTAATTAACCTGGAGCATTCAACTTTAAATCTAGACTACGGAAAAACAGGAAATCGTTACAACATAATGTCGACAGCTATAAAACTTGCCGTGCTCACAGCCGTGATAGCCTCTTTTATAGCACAATCAGGTAATacacatttaaattgttttacatttaGTTATTTTACAGGATAACGTTTATATACGTAACATTcccttttattgttgtttaattttatttgcaatgctatgaggttaaattttatttacacttatatgtttcaaataattgctatattgctgggccaagtgtgaggttgagcgctctaaaaccggtttaaaccccaaatgcttcGCATTGACCGTTTAAAGGCGGTGacgctttattcttatatgtgtttatgttgttttgtattatgctgttttgtaatgttttggcaattggtcacttgccttaaataaaggaccaactaattatatataatgagaatgcaatactgctctagcagctggagtttctcttctttatattatatgctTAATTAATATGTAGAACAGTACAACCTCAACACATATTTTCGCGGTTGTTCTTATGTTTCTTGTTTGTAAAATTACCGCATACTGGATGCATGTATGACAGGAAGGAtatttaaacacatgaacaatgGAAAACAGTCAGATTATTGTTatgggtgttgttttttttaattttaaatagatAATTCAGTATTTTGTGACATGTTTACAACATTTTAACCCTAATCCTTGAACAATTGATAAAAACCACATCATGATATCATGACATTAGATTTACAATGACGATGAAACCCTTgcattgaaaattatatttaaaaatacaaataacttGGGCATATATGTCAAAGAGATCGCTAGTACGAAATAAGCCGAAAGCACTTACGActtacaaaaatgtatatatatagttTGGATAATGCTATCGTCACACTCGTTTAGGTGGCGGTTTTGCCTGATTTTGATGCCTCACTGTTCCTTCTTTGTATTTAGAATCAACGGCGACATGTGATGACGGCTGGACTGCATACGGCCCCTCTTGCTACTTCTTTGAAGACGAAACAAAACTGCACTGGATAGAAGGAACGGTACAATATATGCTTCGGTCATAAACTACAAACCAGTAACACAGCAGAGAGCAAATTAATCAAGCATACTTGTTAATGTCACATATCGTATATATGCACATAGCATGTTTCTTCAAATAACTTCGGATCGGTTAACATAGAATTGTAACTGCAAACAAACCACCCAGATCCCTTTGAAGTGCTAAGCTTAATTTATAATCACATATAAATTTATTGATCAGGTTCTTTAATAGTACGCATGGCCTTGTTAAGACCTCATTGAGTCATCATAGGTCACCAGGATGTGACAAAAGTCGAACTCTGTTTATTTTATGTTAGACCTTATCAACAAATGCACAATTATATTAAGACtgcaaaacataattatctttTTGATGGCGTTCTGTAAACATCAAcatatgttttgtttctttatacTAGCAATACTGCTCGGTGCACGAGGGAGCTTACATCACCACCATCCAATCAGAGGGCGAGTTACTCTTCTTGCAGGACATGTGCAGGCGCCTTTTTAAACACGGTTTTTGGCCCTTGTTAACCCAGCCATTTTTAGATTTAAGAATAACGAAAGGGCTTGGATCCAAGTACTTCAGTGTTTACATATATTTTGGCTGCTAAAAATAACCTATTCATTAAAAAATCTAAATGAAGATTGATCGTAGAACTGGTTAATTGGAAGTTATTTTGAATATGATATAACCGTAAcactatatttaaacaaaatatacattctttgtagtttaaagtaaaaaaaatggttgatatatatttttcttgatcTGTTATGGGGGGAGATACACTAATAAATTTCAATACCGGAATTATGGTCCAAATGGTACGAAATCCGGATAGTGCCGCACTCAATATCGCCTGTCGCGCTTTGAGATCGACACACAACAATCATCGTGATGAAACTCGACTTTCGTAAACGACACACGACCTCTTCATAAAGATTTGAACGTGGCATTGTTTCATTGTTGCGAAGATTTCGCACATGTCAAAGGCGACGTACGATAAATATTCATAACGAAACATAACCCAACATTTAACATCGACACTACACCAACGATTGTCGATCACACATGTCCTGCCAAAGCCACAAAGAGTCTTTCAAACTGGACGTAGTTTGTCGTTGCTCATTATTGAGTGTCGATTGACAGCGTTTGTCGCGTTGATTACCTATTTACGACAGTGTCGGTAATCAAAGTGCGACTGGCGGTATTCAATGTGGAGGAAAAGGAAAActgtaaataggtttaaatttaGCGAAATTTACATATGCAAGGTCAATTAATTGCTTCAAGTGAGATTTAATGAGAAAAATGAATACTTAAAATGCATTGCTTTTAGATAAAAGCAACTTTTTCTTCCTGGGCGCAACTGACTCAGAAGTAGAAGGCATTTGGCGATGGTACTCGGACAACAGCCTGGTTAACGCAGGCTATCATAACTGGTACAAGGGACAGCCCGAGCCTGGTAAACAGAATTGCGCCGTGCTTTGGGGTCCAAGTGACTATACTTGGCATGATCATTACTGTAACGAAAACGGGCATGTCATATGCGAGAAACCGTAAGTATGTTTTGTGCTTTAGCTGTATGGATGTGTACGTTTAACGCACGTGATTAATGACTTCGTTAATGATATTGTAgaatatattattgtattgtattattataCATAAACTTAATCAAAACTACCCACCAAGCAATTGTTGTCAACGTTTTGAATTCACTAATAAAATAGATTATTTAATATAGTGAAATTTCTATTCCATGTGGTAATGAAGATATATACACATGCAGTTGAATCGTTTCAGAGGCCTGAAATGGTCGGATAGACAAGAATAAGGGAAAACTACAATAGTCCGCTACTGACATTAAGCATACGATAAACAAAAGGAAGACACTGCAAATAATTCTAGGATTCTCCTATCTGTATTGAGAAAGTTCATAGATCTTGTACAATCGGAGACCAATGATAACCCCTATATATAActgtatatattattgtattatattatatattattatttttaaatgtcatgGCATGATTGGCCTGTTTTGTTGTAGTGCTACAAGCTGGCACAGAACAAAAATATCGTAGGGATAGTGTATCTTATATTAACGACATTAAACGTGCATTCTGTACTGTTTTTGTCGGGCTTTAATTAAAAGAAACATATATAAGAAATTATAATGACGGATATTCTTACGTTATATAAAACACTATTTGACTTTATAGTTTCGTTTTTCTGATAAATTTCTTTTGGTTTAACCCTGGGGTGTCAAAAGGTTAAACGGAACcattttaaatcgataaaaaggtattcaaaatattattttatcaacaaTATTATGatatatcttaaaataaatttgcGACAAGTGGTACACAACATTAACATACGTGCTTTATGCAGAGGTCACAGACGAACCTATTCTAAATCATTTCTATGGCTTGACTTGTTTTATGTCGGTTTGAATTCACATGTGACTTTTTACTTGATTAAGCCATTCATAATCATTTATTGGGTtaataattactatttttatttaaatgtatttacactTACGGTCATAAGACAATGACATACGGCAGCGCTGCACTGAGCGTCAGTAATAGGCATGTGAAGAATAAAACTGGTAATCGTTTCCGAATATTTCATAGCGTTTAGTTCATATTGCTAACATTAGCATTGATATTGATAATCACATAGATTCCATATATTAAGAAAaagtatatttaatatgttaacaTTTGATGGATAATTCATAATAAacttatttcagaaaaaaaaacatttttttgaatgTCCTGTAAAGTATTTATTAGCAACATTATAAACTTTGGTGGGAAATAACGATGTAAAAATGATTCTAGACCTAAACACAAGATTCACACTTTTAACTTGTGGATTACGTTTAttggtttgattttttttttcgaaactaTCGTAGTTGTACGCACATACCCGGAGATCGCTCTAGAAGATTTCACAGCGTTGATACTTTCGATTCCACACCGCTCGTTTGAGCACGCCGTGCAAACACCAAACCCGCGGTCTTTATTTGTAACATGATTTGACCGACCGCCATTACACGGCGTTCCAGGCGATTGCACGATGCCATAACAAGTGTGATCCATATGTTTACGCTGTGAGAACGCCGACCCGTTGTGACTGGGTTTTATCAACACAATGACACGTTTATTTCTCCGAAGTGACATTTATGCTTTTCccatataaaatatgaaaaaaatgcacacacGAGATTTAAGTAAAATGAGGATTTCTTTTTAATCATACAGTTTGAATACATACAATTATTGGCTCCTGAGTGAATCAACATGAACATGTTTTCATATTATTACCAACGATGGCATGACCAATTATGTGTTCCACGCAATTGCCTTGATTCAAGGTCGAAATTCAAGGCAAAAattcatacatttttattatatttctatatttCATATCTTTTGACTATTATTATTCATGCCCACACGCTGTGTCGCTTTAATCCTTTCTCTATGTGAACGATGAAAGTTATAATTTAAACTGAAAGGTTATGCATTTTTGTTTTCGCTCATGGACAATTTGATGATTTAgtggaattatttaattattaaaattatataaagatttAAATATCACTTTGGATTTATATTCCCCCTTACCAGCCTATGTGTCGAGAATGCCTTTTAAGCACATCAGTAAATGTTCAAATCCAGAATTCAATATCAAATGTCATTCAGAAGGCTTTTTCGTCTTGTGAACATTATTCGCAATATTTTCGCATTGCTGCATAATTGTTTTCCATGTTTTATGATCGTAACTTTAGTTATATAAGTAtacatttatattcaatttaagtAACAATCATAGGATCAATATTAAGCATAAATCGGGagaaggaaaaacatcatgtcatagaattttatttttatttgaaattttaaagtaacgatagcatgtacgtttataaaaagaaacatatcaataaggcatgcaaagtacaacaaatattcaagaacaaatataaggaaaaacatcatgtcatagaattttatttttatttgaaattttaaaataacgatatcatgTACGTTTATAAAATGAAACATAGCAACAAGTCATGCAAAGTACATCACAAAGCCTTTCGGTGTGACAGCGCCTTTTTAATGCGATTTATGCTTCAGTGTCGTCCTGGCTCAATGTCACATAGTTCTTGTTGAAGACTTTATAACTAGCACTTTCTAGTGAACCAGTGACATGATTCCATAGATTTGTAGTataccgcgcatatgtaaaacttactttacacacataacacgttgcggtcttcttatctacagaccgtgtaaagtatttcTATACCTCCGAAGGGGCTGGTAGTATTTTCAGATTTAAATTATGATCCCTTATCACAAATAATTGTTCCGAAGTTTTCTTCCAAaaactgaccattcaatcgaatattccaatattcgaataattttgccatcggaaaacctggttaacaatgaGTGACAttgttatggctcggacaagctcatttatggccatttttgatttttgaactccaagtgaccttgaccttggagatatcgacgtaattgtttcgcatgacacaccgtccaataattgtgaacaaatgtaccgagtcattttaaaatctctcaaTGAATGGCATaggtatggcccggacaagatcatttatggccatttttgacctttgaactcaaagtgtgaccttgaccttggagatatcgacgttattcattcgcatgacacaccgtccaatgattgtgaacaaatgtaccgagtaatttttaaatctcacaatgaatgacatatttatggcccggacgagatcatttatggccatttttgaccttttaactcaaagtgtgacctgaCGTTGCAGAAATCGACGTatttttttcgcatgacacaccgtccaatgatggggaacaaatgtgccaaatgattttaaaatctaacaacgAACGacttagttatggcccggacaagctcaattAGAATTTTTCCGCCCGACCACCCGCCCGAGGGCCCGtccgccgacattcaccaatctaataatcCGTTTTTTCCTTCGGTTAAAATTCAATAACAGTCCCTAATATGAATGTAGTGATTTTCATAACATTTGTGAAACCTCAAACAATTTACTGACTGGTGTAAAGTTTCCAACGTCTAAATCATCATTTTTCGTGTACGCATGTTGAACGTTATGCTGTCTAATACAACATTCCATTTATCAACAAACATACTGATAGTAAATTTATACTTGGAGGTGCTTTAAGATTATTAAGGGCATTGAGTAAACAGTATttaaatttgtatgcccccgaagggtggcatatagtttttgaactgtccgtcactccgtctgtctgtctgtctgtctgtctgtctgtctaagcgttttttaagtaaaattgatgaaaattactatatagaGTACATCGaacgtaaatatttgatcataaagatgatatcaatgacactagatacttgacatattacggaaaagctatgttaaagagtcatcaaagtggcatgtatgcacgattgttccaccaccctcgtcatcattccatcttcgatagagtttgttataag
Encoded proteins:
- the LOC127872499 gene encoding perlucin-like protein: MSTAIKLAVLTAVIASFIAQSESTATCDDGWTAYGPSCYFFEDETKLHWIEGTQYCSVHEGAYITTIQSEGELLFLQDMCRRLFKHGFWPLLTQPFLDLRITKGLGSKYFSVYIYFGC